The stretch of DNA GTCGCGATGAGGTACACCCCGAAGGCGGCCGCCAGCGCGCCCACGAACGCGGCACCGCGGATGCCCAGACCCGTCGGGACGGCCACCGGCGCGACGATGACGCCGACCGCGCCGACGGCCGCGCCCGACGAGACGCCGATGATCGAGGGATCGGCCATCGGGTTCCGGAAGATCCCCTGCATCACGGTCCCGGCGGCCGCGAGCGAGAACCCGACGACCGCACCCAGCAGGATGCGCGGGAGGCGGACCCGCATCACGATCTGTCGGTCGACCTCGTCGACCGGTACCCGGAGGAGCGATCGCGTCGTCACCTCCAGCGTCGGTCCGGAGAGATCGACGGCCGTCGGGACCGCGACCGCGTCGAGCAGGATGGCGGCGATGTCGGTCGGCGGGATCCACACCGGCCCGACGCCGGCGCTGACGATCACGACGGCGGCGAGAAGCACCGCCAGTGCTCCCGACCGACCGAGCGCCCGTCGCCACGCGTGCATAACTACAACCCGACTTGCAGTAGGTAAATATTTATTGCTCCTGTTCCCCCGTGCTGACGATGCGAGGACGCGCACTACTACTCGTTGGAGCACTGCTACTCGCGGCCGTCGCCGGTGCGACGCCGGCAGCCGCCGCGAACGCCGGGCAGACGAGCGGGGATTGCTCGTTCCCGGTGACGATGACCGACGCGACCGGGACCGAGGTGACGCTCGAGGAACGCCCCGAGCGGGTCGTGACGACCAACCCCTCGGCCGCCCAGACGATGTGGGAGATCGGCGGGAAGGAACAGGTCGTCGGGGTGACACAGTACGCGTCGTACCTCGACGGGGCCGACAGCCGGGCGAACGTCTCGGCCGGGTTCGGCGTCAGCGTCGAGGCGGTCGTCGGAGCCGACCCCGACCTCGTCATCGCGCCCAACGCCAGCGCCGGCGACGTGCAGGCCCTGCGTGACGCCGGCCTGACGGTCTACCACCTGTCCCAGGCGACGGACATCGAGGACATCCGTCGGAAGACGACGACCGTCGGTCGGCTCACCGGGAACTGTGCGGGGGCCGCCGAGGCGAACGCCTGGATGACCGCGAACGTCCGGTCGATCGAGAACCTGACCGCCGACGTCGAGGACGAGCCGCGGGTGCTGTACCCCCTGGGTGGCGGGTACGTCGCCGCCGACCGGACCTTCATCGACGCCATCATCGGTGTCGCCGGCGCGGACAACGTCGCCGCCGGGAACTACAGCGGCTACCCGCAACTGAACGACGAGGTCGTTCTCCAACTCGACCCCGAGGTGCTGATCGTGACCGAACGCTCCAGCGGAATCGTCACGCAGGCACCGTACGCGAGCACGACCGCCGGCGAGCGGAACGCGACGGTCCGGCTCCGGACGAGGAACCTGAACCAGCCCGCGCCTCGGAGCGTCGTCAACGCCGTCCACAACGCCACCCGACAGCTCCACCCCGACCGCTACAGCGAGGACAGCTACGTCCCGCGGTCGGCCGTCCAGCGGACCGAGACGACGACTGTGACCGAGACAGCGATCACGACGGAGCCCACCGCGACACCCACCGGCGGGAGCGGACCCGGATTCACCGCCGGCGTCGCCGTCATCGCGCTCTGTCTGTCGGTA from Haloarcula litorea encodes:
- a CDS encoding PGF-CTERM-anchored ABC transporter substrate-binding protein — encoded protein: MRGRALLLVGALLLAAVAGATPAAAANAGQTSGDCSFPVTMTDATGTEVTLEERPERVVTTNPSAAQTMWEIGGKEQVVGVTQYASYLDGADSRANVSAGFGVSVEAVVGADPDLVIAPNASAGDVQALRDAGLTVYHLSQATDIEDIRRKTTTVGRLTGNCAGAAEANAWMTANVRSIENLTADVEDEPRVLYPLGGGYVAADRTFIDAIIGVAGADNVAAGNYSGYPQLNDEVVLQLDPEVLIVTERSSGIVTQAPYASTTAGERNATVRLRTRNLNQPAPRSVVNAVHNATRQLHPDRYSEDSYVPRSAVQRTETTTVTETAITTEPTATPTGGSGPGFTAGVAVIALCLSVLAARRRSGRR